GTGGAATAGAAGCTGAAGAAAGAGGAATAGCTGAAGCTATAGCAAAAAATTTATATGAATTCTCTACATTTAAAGTTCCAATTATATCAATAATAACAGGCGAAGGTGGTTCAGGGGGAGCCCTTGCTTTAGCTGTATCAAATCAATTGTACATGATGGAAAATGCAGTTTTTTCTGTTATATCCCCTGAAGGTTGTGCATCTATTTTATTTAAAGATGCATCCAAAGCAGATATTGCATCTCAATCCTTAAAACTCACATCATATGATCTTTATGAATTAGGAATTATAGATAAAATAATAGAAGAATCAGATAATTTTGAAAATAATCCAGAAACTACTTTCAAAAAATTGGAAGAAACAATTTACAATGATTTGCTTGAATTAATGCTCCTTGAACCATCTCAATTAATAAATCAGAGGTATGAAAAATATAGAAAAATTGGATTTTTTGAAAAATTCGAAACTCCCCTTAGAGAACATAATGGTTTAAAAGAAAAGAAACAAAGTTTAACAAGAGAAATAGGAAGATTTTTTGGATTTAAGTAATTTTTTTTTGTTTTATTAATAACTTCTTCACAACTTTATCAAAAAAATAGTATATAACAAAAAAAACAGCTATTATAATCATTATTTTATACATTAAAATTTTAATAAAGTTAGGTTCATTTATATGTATAAAAATTGATCCAACATAAGCATAAAAAATAGCTTGCCCTATTGCACCAAAAACAGTAGTTAAAAAGAAATCTTTAATTTTAATACTTGATAAAGATGAAACGATATTTAAAGAATTATAGGGTGTAATAAAAAACAATCTAGCCCAAAATATATAAAATGCACCATTTTTGTTTATTTGGTTCATAATATAATTAAATAATTTTATCTTTTCTTTTATTTTATCAAAAAATTCTTTCAAAACAAATCTTGCAAATGAAAATGCAACCATAATATTAATAACAGATCCGATATACGCTATTAATGAACCTAAAACAATTCCATATAAAAAACCAGATATAATAGAAAATTGCGCAATAGGAATAAAAATAAAACCTGAAAAGAAATATAAACAGATTATTATTATAAAAGAAATCAATTTTTTATCTTTTATTAAATAAATCTTAGAAATCAAAAAATTTAAATCTATTAAATTATATTTTTTTATTAAATATAAGATAAACAAAATAACTGAAAAAACTATCAGAAAAATAAAATGCTTTTTCATTTAATAATAAATTTTTAACCTTAATCTTATTTATTATTTATATTTATCAATTTTAACAACTTTATATTTCTTTCTATCCTGTTCATTTATAAATGTTTCATTAATTTTTTTATTTAGTAAAGATTGACCTAAAGCAGTTTCATAAGAAATAATATTTTTAGATAAGTCCACATCCCATTTGCCCAGAATAGTATAAACAATCTCTTTATTTTCATCTAAATTTAAAAGAGTAACTTTTGTTCCAATAGAAATCTTAGAAGTATCTATATTATTAAAATCTATTTCTCTCGCTTTATTCAAATCTTCTTGTATTGTCGCTGCTTCTTCATTCAATTCTTGTAATCTTTCCCTCGCTGCTATATATTCTGCATTTTCTCTTAAATCACCTTTCTCTTTAGCTTGCATCATTTCGTTATTTGTTCTTGGAATTTCAACTTGAATAAGATTTTGCAAGTATCTTTGTTTCTCAATTATAGATTCTCTTGTAACGAAAAAGATATTTTCCTTTTCTTCCTTTTCTTCTTCTAGCCCAAGTTCTTTAATATATTCTGTAAAATACTTAGATAAAATAATTTTAAACTCTACTATATGCTCTGCTTTCATATCTTTAATTCTAAAGAATAATTTAGGAATCTTTTTTAATGTATCAATATTCTTTTTTTCAGTATATATTTTTTCAAGTTCTCCATCTTTAAATAAAATTTCAATTATAGAATTATATATCTTTCTATTTGCAACTGTATTTATCTTTTGAATTAAAGCTTTGTTAATATTATCAAGTAAATTTACAAGAAGAAGGATAATTTCCTCTTTATTTATATCAAAACCAACTGATAAATCTTTAAAAAATAAATTCTTACAATACCATATAAATAAATCTGGATTTTCTCTATAATTTTTTAAAACATCTTTTATTATTTCATTGATAGCTGATTTCTCTTCCTTAAAAATTAAGAAGTTTAATGCATATTTTGAACCATATTTTTTAAGATAATTTATAAAAATATTCTTCCAATCAGAAACATATCTGTAAATATTGTCTAAATAGATCTTTTCAAGATAAGGATCAGAAATACTAAAATAAAATTTATTATTAGCTTTTAATTGTTCAAACAATTCTTCAATAGAAAAAGGAAAATTTATATTCAAATCTGGATACATTTTTTTTAAATCTTTAAGTATTAAATATGCAATAACAAAATTTTGTGATACTTCTAAATCTGCACTTATTAATTTATTTAAATAACCTATCATAAAAGAAAAATTTTCAGAATTTAAGTCCCCACCACTATCAATAAATTTTTTGAGCACTTTTGCTTTATCAAATATATCTGATGTTGATTTAAACTCTTCCAATATAGAATCTTCAAAAGAAACAGGTTTATCTCTTAAAAAATATTCATTGTTTTTATCAAAAGATTTTGTAAATAATGGGTCATTTTTTAATATTTCTTTTGCTCTTTCCCATAAACTATTCCAGTTTTTTTCTTCTATGATATTATTCTTAATTAGATATTTTTTAATATCTTGAGAAGTACCTTTCCCTCCAATTGATTTTAGTGTTCTTTTAATAACCTCTCCAGGGTTATTTTTAATTAATTCATTGAGCTCATTCTCTTTCACCTTCTTCATAACTGAAAGATCATCTGAAGGAAGAATAACTAAAGATTTTATAGCCATATCTATATCCATTTGATGATCCTTCTTTATATCAAAATCTATAACTAAAAAATTATTTTTAATATCTTTAATATATCCAACACCAAGTTTTGAATGAAAAACAAAATTGCTTTTGTCAAAAGAGATATATTTCTCAAATATTTCAATTGCATCATAAAGATTTTTCCAAGTTTGATTTAATTGGCTCTTTTTTAAGCAATCTTCAAAATTGGAGTTATTAGTATAAATATTTCTATATGCATTAATAATCTTTTGCCTTAATTCAGTAGCTTTTATATCTTTAAATTTTTGTGGTATATATTTATAAATAGTCTTAATAGTTTTTATAATAATGTCCCAGTTTTTTCCCTCTTCTGCTTTTAATATTAACCCTTCTCCTAATTTTAAAGCAAGACCACTGCCAATATTGATTATATTATTATTATTAGTAATAGTCATAGAGCCTATTTTTTCTAGATAATCAAAAAGAAAATCATTATTTTTTTGACTACTCAATTCTACAATTTTATTCCAATAAGTTTCTATTTCCGATATATTTTTATTTTTTATAAAATATTCAAGAATTTTCCTGTAATAATAAATAGATTTTTCAATTATTTGTTTATCTTCAAAGTACTTTGCTAGCCTTCTTGTAGTTTTTATCTCTGAATAATCAAGTTTAGCAAGCTTTTCAAGATAAGGAATAATTTTATCTTCACTTTCTTTTTCCAACTCAAGTATATTTATATATTCAGTTAGAAGATTTTTTGATGATCCATATTCTAAAAATTTTTCACATAAAAATTTAGCAATATTATTTTTTTTATTTTCTTTAAATATTGAAATTAATTTTTCACAATTAGAAAAGTCATTAAATCCAGTTTTTAGATATAATATTTGAGATATATATAAAGAAATAATAGAATTTGGAAAAACTTTTAGAGAATTTTCACAAATATCCATAGCTTCATCAAGCTTATCTTCTTTTATAATTCTATCAATTAAATCATCATACTTTAAAAAAGTATTTGTTGTTATTTCAGAAATTGAAGTTCTAGCCCATTTTTCTTGTTTTATCAAATCACTCAAATTTTCTAAAACATTAACCATTTTTTGCTCCTGTTAACTAAAAATAGCTTTAATTTTATCATATATTATAGAATCTATATTTTTTATTTTATTAAAATATTGGTCTACTTTATTTAAATCATTTTCCTGGTAAATATAATACTCAATTAAAATTATATAGTTTTTAATTAAAAATGATTTTACTATATCATTTTGCTTTTGATCATCATAAAAATATCTTTCTAATGATACAATATTACTTTTTATTTTCTCAATTTCTTCCTTTTTCATTTCTCTTATTAAGTTAAAAAAACCATCAATATAACCATAAACTGGAATCCAATAATTAACAGCATGCTCTGGGATTTTATCTTTTACTATTTTGTCAATAATTTCAAATATTTTATCACACGAAATATCATCTAACTGTAAATTGTAATAATTTTCAAAAAAAAATAGCTCTTTAAAAAGTAATTTTGAATAATTAAGTTCACCCTTTAAATAATAAACATCAGCAAGATATAATAAAACTTGGGGGTCATGATTTAAGCTATATGTGTATTTTAAGATTTTAATAGCTTCATCAAAGTTTCCAAGTTCTTTATAACATATATATATCTTTATTAAAAGATCTATATTATTATCCCTAAACTCTCCCTCCTCTCTAGCTTTTAGAAAAGATTCAAGAGCTGATTTATGTACATAATAAGAAACAGACTCAAACTCAACAAGTTTTAATACATTACATTTATCAATATATGAACAAAAATTTTTCCACTCTTTTAATAAATATAATCCTTTTTCATATGGATCCTTTATTTTATTAATATAATCCGTTCTATTTATCCAATATTTAATGATCTTATGTTGTACAACAATATTCTCAAAATTATTTTCTTCTTTTATAATTGCATCTATAAGATTATAAGCCTCTCTAAAATTACCATCTCTCAAATATTCATTTATTATTTTACTATCAGACATCTTAAACTAATAGATAAAATTTTTACAAAAAGAAAATAAACTAATTTTTAATTTTGTCAATAATTATAATTATTCTTGATTCATAAAAAATATTCAAATTTTCTGGATTTCCTATCAACATTTCAATTGATTTATTTGATAAAATAAGATCAGTGTTATTTATTCCATAAGAATCTAGGGCACTTATAAAAAAGGGATTTTCTCCTATTAATTCAATAAAATTTTTCAATGCTTTATGATCATATATATATGTAATGTAACCAAATTTAGTTATAAAATTCCATTTAACATTATCAAAACTAAAAAATACTTCCCTATCTTCATTTAATAGCTTCGATTTTAATGAAGGTTTTAAATTATAACCTCTTGCATCTATAACAAGGCCTGTAAATTTTGTTGTATGAATAAAGCTACTCTTATTCCTTATTTGAACAAAATAATCTCTCTTTAAGTTTAATGCTTCGTAAATAGAATAATCTTTTAATAAAAAAGGAAGTTGAAAATTTACTGCTCTATAATCATCTTTAGAAATGATATTAGATTTTTTAGAATAATGAACATATTTATTTATATTTATCTGTAAGTCAGGGTCAATTTTTATCAAATCCAATATATTATATCTTGAATCATATATTTGATAAACAATTAAATTAAATAAATTCTTAAATCCTTCTTCTATGGCTTTCTGGGTTGTTATTAATTCATTTGATGCAAAATTCAAAATATTTTTATCAAAGTAAGCTGCGCCTGTTGATTCGTAATATTTATATGTCCAATTTATATTACCATTTTTTGATTCCTCAATAACTTCATAATTTTCAAATCCAACTATACTATTAAATATAATTATGCTTAGTAACAATATTTTTAGTAAATATATTTTAATTCTCATAACTACTTTAATTTTCGACAAATATTTAAAAATAAAAGTTTTAATAAATAGAAAAGAGAATTATTTTTAAAAATATTTTTATTTTATTACCATAATAGTAATTTAATTTATTTATTGACTAATTTTATTATAAATATATTATTTATATGTAATATTATTAGGGGGACAATATATGAAAAAAATTTTATTAGCAACTGAAAAACCTTTTGCTAAAGTTGCAGTAGATACTATTAAGGATATTTTTAAAAAGGCTAATTATGAATTAATACTTTTAGAAAATTATAAATCTAAAGAAGAATTTCTTAAAGATGTAGAAAATGTTGATGGATTAATTGTAAGAAGTGATATTGTTGATAAAGAGGTAATAGAAAAAGCTAGAAACCTTAAAATAATTATCAGAGCAGGGGCAGGTTACGATAATATAGACCTTTCTGAAGCAACATCTAAAAATATAATAGTTATGAATACTCCTGGCCAGAATTCTAATGCTGTTGCTGAACTTGTTTTCGGACTTTTAATAACTTTAATAAGAAAAAAATATTCAGGAAAATCAGGATTCGAACTTAGAGGTAAAAATATTGGAATACATGCTTATGGAAATGTTGGTAAATATGTAAATTTAATTGCTAAAGGTTTTGGAATGAAAGTTTACGCATTTGATCCATTCGCTGATGAGAATAAAATGAAAGAAGATGGAGTTATTAAAGTTAACAATGCTCAAGATTTATATAAAAATTGTTCAATTATCTCTCTCCATTTACCCAAAACAAAAGAAACTATTAAATCAATTAACTATGATTTATTTAAATTAATGCCAGAAAATGCTGTTTTAATAAACACTGCTAGAACTGAAATAATTAATGAAGATGATTTAATAAAAATTATGGAAGAAAGAAAAGATTTCTATTATGGAGCTGATGTTGAACCAGAAAAAAAACAAATATTCTTAGAAAAATTTGGTGATAGAGTTTTATTCACTGAAAAAAAAATGGGAGCACAAACAGAAGAAGCAAATATTAATGCTGGAATAGCTGCAGCAAATCAAATGGTTGATTACTTTGAAAAAGGAATTACAAAATTTAAAGTTAATTAAAAACTCAATTAATAAATACGATACTTAAATATAAATATAATTTATCAATTTTGTTTTTATTTAATGAAAATTAAATTTAAATTTATTTTTATCTTAATTTTAATTCTTTTACCTTTATTATTTTTCAGTTTGTTTTTATTAAAAATTAATTTAAATGAAATTTTTTATAAAAATATTAATAATAACAATAACAATTTAGATAATATTTTTATTTATAATGAAAAAGATTATGAAGATTATATAAACTATAAAAAACAAGATAATTTTAAAACCCTTCTTAATATTGATAAATTTAATATTTATATTATTAAATGGGGAGATACACTTCTAAAAATTAAAAGGAAATTTAAACTTTCAAATAGTGAATATAAAAAACTAATAGAAATAAATAATATAAAAAATGAAAATTTAATAATTTCTGGACAGAAACTTAAAATACCACAAAAATAAATTCAAATCATTAATTTATTTAAATAAATTCTAAAATCTTCTCATTCTATAAACGAACATATATATGATTCAAAAATATTCTTTATCAATTCATCATAATATATTCTTTTTAAATAATTTATATAAATAAGAAAAGATAAAAGCTTATACATCCTATTTAAACCAAAACTATTTATTTTTTCTATATCATATTTTATTCTAAATCTATTATAATTAATACCAATCTTATTAAGATATTCAATTAAGTTCTCTTCTTTATTTCTCTCTTTTATAATAAATTCCCCGACAACTATTAATCTTTTTACATCATTAATCAGATAGTAAAATAAATTATA
The window above is part of the Spirochaetota bacterium genome. Proteins encoded here:
- a CDS encoding acetyl-CoA carboxylase carboxyltransferase subunit alpha: MDSIKNIKKTINELKEIAKNQGIDLSEEINNLEEKLKTLNKLNREKLIKNKEKISPWQRVQIARKLERPKPQDYINFLVKNFTEFHGDRYFGDDKAIIGGIGFLRDISITAIGTFRGKNLKENMDCNFGMPHPEGYRKSLRLAKQAEKFKRPVLFFIDTPGAYCGIEAEERGIAEAIAKNLYEFSTFKVPIISIITGEGGSGGALALAVSNQLYMMENAVFSVISPEGCASILFKDASKADIASQSLKLTSYDLYELGIIDKIIEESDNFENNPETTFKKLEETIYNDLLELMLLEPSQLINQRYEKYRKIGFFEKFETPLREHNGLKEKKQSLTREIGRFFGFK
- a CDS encoding VTT domain-containing protein; amino-acid sequence: MKKHFIFLIVFSVILFILYLIKKYNLIDLNFLISKIYLIKDKKLISFIIIICLYFFSGFIFIPIAQFSIISGFLYGIVLGSLIAYIGSVINIMVAFSFARFVLKEFFDKIKEKIKLFNYIMNQINKNGAFYIFWARLFFITPYNSLNIVSSLSSIKIKDFFLTTVFGAIGQAIFYAYVGSIFIHINEPNFIKILMYKIMIIIAVFFVIYYFFDKVVKKLLIKQKKIT
- a CDS encoding GreA/GreB family elongation factor, with product MVNVLENLSDLIKQEKWARTSISEITTNTFLKYDDLIDRIIKEDKLDEAMDICENSLKVFPNSIISLYISQILYLKTGFNDFSNCEKLISIFKENKKNNIAKFLCEKFLEYGSSKNLLTEYINILELEKESEDKIIPYLEKLAKLDYSEIKTTRRLAKYFEDKQIIEKSIYYYRKILEYFIKNKNISEIETYWNKIVELSSQKNNDFLFDYLEKIGSMTITNNNNIINIGSGLALKLGEGLILKAEEGKNWDIIIKTIKTIYKYIPQKFKDIKATELRQKIINAYRNIYTNNSNFEDCLKKSQLNQTWKNLYDAIEIFEKYISFDKSNFVFHSKLGVGYIKDIKNNFLVIDFDIKKDHQMDIDMAIKSLVILPSDDLSVMKKVKENELNELIKNNPGEVIKRTLKSIGGKGTSQDIKKYLIKNNIIEEKNWNSLWERAKEILKNDPLFTKSFDKNNEYFLRDKPVSFEDSILEEFKSTSDIFDKAKVLKKFIDSGGDLNSENFSFMIGYLNKLISADLEVSQNFVIAYLILKDLKKMYPDLNINFPFSIEELFEQLKANNKFYFSISDPYLEKIYLDNIYRYVSDWKNIFINYLKKYGSKYALNFLIFKEEKSAINEIIKDVLKNYRENPDLFIWYCKNLFFKDLSVGFDINKEEIILLLVNLLDNINKALIQKINTVANRKIYNSIIEILFKDGELEKIYTEKKNIDTLKKIPKLFFRIKDMKAEHIVEFKIILSKYFTEYIKELGLEEEKEEKENIFFVTRESIIEKQRYLQNLIQVEIPRTNNEMMQAKEKGDLRENAEYIAARERLQELNEEAATIQEDLNKAREIDFNNIDTSKISIGTKVTLLNLDENKEIVYTILGKWDVDLSKNIISYETALGQSLLNKKINETFINEQDRKKYKVVKIDKYK
- a CDS encoding 3-phosphoglycerate dehydrogenase, translated to MKKILLATEKPFAKVAVDTIKDIFKKANYELILLENYKSKEEFLKDVENVDGLIVRSDIVDKEVIEKARNLKIIIRAGAGYDNIDLSEATSKNIIVMNTPGQNSNAVAELVFGLLITLIRKKYSGKSGFELRGKNIGIHAYGNVGKYVNLIAKGFGMKVYAFDPFADENKMKEDGVIKVNNAQDLYKNCSIISLHLPKTKETIKSINYDLFKLMPENAVLINTARTEIINEDDLIKIMEERKDFYYGADVEPEKKQIFLEKFGDRVLFTEKKMGAQTEEANINAGIAAANQMVDYFEKGITKFKVN
- a CDS encoding LysM peptidoglycan-binding domain-containing protein is translated as MKIKFKFIFILILILLPLLFFSLFLLKINLNEIFYKNINNNNNNLDNIFIYNEKDYEDYINYKKQDNFKTLLNIDKFNIYIIKWGDTLLKIKRKFKLSNSEYKKLIEINNIKNENLIISGQKLKIPQK